The genome window CCGCGTTCCCGCTGCTGAAGGCTGGCGGCCGATTGCTGCTAAGATGGCGGTATCAGCGCCCCCCGGGGCAATCGGAGGACAGCGCCAACCGGGGCCTAGACCCCGACACGATGGACGCCGGCTTAGGCCTAATAGCTCTCATCCTGGCGGTTCTCGCGTTCGCCGTCGTCAACAGCGTCGAGATCGCGGTCGTCGCCGTGAACCGGCTCAGGGTCCGTCATCTCGCCGAGACCGGCAGCCTGCGGGCGAAGGCGTTGCTCGACCTCCACGAGCACCAGGAGCGCTTCTTCGCCGCCATCGTCTTCCTCCAGAACGTCTTCAGCTACGGTGCTGCCCTGGCCGGCGCGCTGGTGGCCAACGACTCCTTCGGCGCCCTGGGCGGCCTGGCCGCCTTCATCGTCGTCCCCTACGTCATCACCCAGTTCGGCGAGCTCACGCCAAAGGTCCTCGCCGCGGAAGCTCCGGAGGGCTTTGCCCTGGCCATCGCCCTGCCCGCAAGCGCCCTCACCCGCGTCCTCGGCCCCATCGTCTGGGCTCTGGGCATCATCCCCCGGCTCCTCTCGCGCTGGGTATTCGGCGTCCGGCTGGGAGCGGGCCCCTCCGTGACGGAAGCCGAACTGAGGATGCTCATCGGCATCGGCGCCGAGACCGGCTCTGTCGAGGAGGCCGAAGCTGAGCTCCTTGACCGGGTCTTCCACTTCGGCGACCGGCGCGTCCACGAGGTCATGGTCCCTCGTACCGAGGTCGTCTGGCTCGAAGCCGACGCAACCGTCGCCGACTTCTACCGCGTGTTCGCCCAGAGCCCCCACTCGCGCTTCCCGGTCTTCGAGGAGAGCCCGGACCACGTGGTCGGCGTCGTCGGCATCAAGGATGTCCTCCACGGCATCGCCGAGGGCCGCATGACCCCCGAGAGCCGCGTGCGGGAAGTCATGCGCCCGCCTTTCTTCGTGCCCGAGACCAAGCTCGTGGGCGAGCTCTTCCGCGAGATGCAGGCGAACCGCACCCAGCTCGCCGTTGCCGTAGACGAGTTCGGAGGCACCGCGGGCATCGTTACCCTGGAGCAGCTACTCGAAGAGATGGTCGGCAGAGTCGGCGACGAGCTCCGCCCGCCTGAGGTCGAGATCAAGCCGATCGACGCCGAGACGGTGCAGGTCGATGGCTCCCTGAGCATCGAAGAGGCCCGCGAGGAACTCGGACTCGACATCCCCGAAGGCGACTACGACACGATCGCTGGCTACGTCCTCAGCCTCCTCGGCCACATCCCGAGCGAAGGCGAATCGGTCCCCATCGACGGGCACCGGATCAAAGTCGTCGAAATGCGCGGCGCAAAGATCGAGCTCCTGCAGGTAACGCGAGCATGACCCGGGAGAGGGTTGCCGTCCGCTTCAGCCGCGATGCATCCCTCGCCAACGCATCTCAGACCGACATCCTCCAGGCATGGGCTGAAGCCCTGCGCGCCTCGCGCCTCCCCGTCGAGCTCACCACCGGGCGCTCACCGCGGCCCCGCTTTGCCCTCGCCGCGCACCTCCCCGCGGGCTATACCTCCGAGGCGGAATGGGCCGAAGTGAGCCTGAGCGAAGACGTCGAGCCATCTCGCGTCGTCGACGCCCTGGCATCCACGCTCCCGCCTTCGATGCGCCCTCTTGAGGCCCGCCGCATGAGCCCCGGCGAGCCCAGCCTACACGCGCAGCTCAAGTTCGCGGAGTATCGGGTTGTACTCGGCGCCCCTGCCCGTGCCGCCGACCTCGAAAGGAGGATCGACGACTTCTTCGCCCGCCGCTCCTTCGAGTGGGAGGAGTCGTTCGACGGGCGGGTCAAGCACTTCGACCTCCTGGCCCTTGTCGACGACCTCTGGGTCGAGCAGTCCGAGGGCGGCCTCGCCTTGGGACTGCGTCTCGACGCCTCCACAACCGGCACGGGCCGGCCCGATTCCGTCCTTGCCGGCCTCGGGCTTACCGACATCGCTTCGCGGCACCGCACGCGACTCATCTTCTCCTACCTGCCCGAAGCCGTGCTCCTCTGGCGGCGCATCGGCCGCTTTCTGAACGAACGGCCGGAGCGTTAGCGTGCAGGTCATCCTCGTCCGGCACGGCGAGACCGCCTCCAACCG of Dehalococcoidia bacterium contains these proteins:
- a CDS encoding hemolysin family protein; protein product: MDAGLGLIALILAVLAFAVVNSVEIAVVAVNRLRVRHLAETGSLRAKALLDLHEHQERFFAAIVFLQNVFSYGAALAGALVANDSFGALGGLAAFIVVPYVITQFGELTPKVLAAEAPEGFALAIALPASALTRVLGPIVWALGIIPRLLSRWVFGVRLGAGPSVTEAELRMLIGIGAETGSVEEAEAELLDRVFHFGDRRVHEVMVPRTEVVWLEADATVADFYRVFAQSPHSRFPVFEESPDHVVGVVGIKDVLHGIAEGRMTPESRVREVMRPPFFVPETKLVGELFREMQANRTQLAVAVDEFGGTAGIVTLEQLLEEMVGRVGDELRPPEVEIKPIDAETVQVDGSLSIEEAREELGLDIPEGDYDTIAGYVLSLLGHIPSEGESVPIDGHRIKVVEMRGAKIELLQVTRA
- a CDS encoding TIGR03936 family radical SAM-associated protein — its product is MTRERVAVRFSRDASLANASQTDILQAWAEALRASRLPVELTTGRSPRPRFALAAHLPAGYTSEAEWAEVSLSEDVEPSRVVDALASTLPPSMRPLEARRMSPGEPSLHAQLKFAEYRVVLGAPARAADLERRIDDFFARRSFEWEESFDGRVKHFDLLALVDDLWVEQSEGGLALGLRLDASTTGTGRPDSVLAGLGLTDIASRHRTRLIFSYLPEAVLLWRRIGRFLNERPER